Proteins encoded within one genomic window of Actinoplanes octamycinicus:
- a CDS encoding TIM barrel protein: MRLRHPSGRIVHLACGVSLIEARTPADAFATIDAVATELRAALAAARHDLGRLGIALRLPYPLAAALVDDGRARTRLRAELDARGLDVVTLNGGPDAEGGGPPPLPDWSEPARLRHTLDLARILVGLLPDEEVRGAVGSCGLARRADWDEAHERAGARHLSRLSGGLADLAWRVGRAVRAGFQPAPGQVLDSPEDTVAALTRVDKDRLGVCLDLARVVRDWPDPADGVDRLTDAGLSVITARITDPAAAWQPVLRHLLAADTARTEYIEVDAPGSAAGHLAYVINELTTLGLVPEHQPCPAP; encoded by the coding sequence ATGCGGCTGCGACATCCCTCCGGCCGGATCGTGCACCTCGCCTGCGGCGTGAGCCTGATCGAGGCGCGGACCCCAGCCGACGCCTTCGCGACGATCGACGCGGTCGCCACCGAGCTGCGCGCCGCCCTGGCCGCCGCCCGCCACGACCTCGGCCGGCTCGGGATCGCCCTGCGCCTGCCCTACCCGCTTGCCGCCGCCCTCGTCGACGACGGGCGCGCCCGCACCCGGCTGCGTGCCGAACTCGACGCCCGAGGCCTCGACGTCGTCACGCTGAACGGCGGGCCCGACGCCGAGGGCGGCGGCCCGCCCCCACTGCCCGACTGGAGCGAGCCGGCCCGGCTGCGGCACACCCTCGACCTGGCCCGGATCCTGGTCGGCCTGCTGCCCGACGAGGAGGTCCGCGGCGCGGTCGGCAGCTGCGGGCTGGCCCGCCGCGCGGACTGGGATGAGGCCCACGAGCGGGCCGGCGCCCGGCACCTGTCCCGGCTCTCCGGCGGGCTCGCCGACCTGGCCTGGCGGGTCGGGCGCGCGGTCCGGGCCGGCTTCCAGCCCGCGCCCGGGCAGGTCCTGGACAGCCCGGAGGACACCGTCGCCGCGCTGACCCGGGTGGACAAGGACCGGCTCGGCGTCTGCCTTGACCTGGCCCGGGTGGTCCGCGACTGGCCGGACCCGGCGGACGGCGTCGACCGGCTCACCGACGCCGGCCTGTCGGTGATCACGGCGCGGATCACCGACCCGGCGGCCGCCTGGCAGCCGGTGCTGCGTCACCTGCTCGCCGCGGACACCGCCCGCACCGAGTACATCGAGGTGGACGCACCCGGCTCGGCGGCCGGGCACCTGGCGTACGTCATCAATGAACTCACCACCCTCGGCCTGGTGCCGGAGCACCAGCCCTGCCCCGCGCCCTGA
- a CDS encoding NAD(P)/FAD-dependent oxidoreductase — protein MSQPVEVDVVIVGGGLAGLSAARRLDRAGVEWLLVEGSDRIGGRIATDVHDGWRMDRGFQTLNTAYPRLPALVDVDALEMRYFTSGVLVRRGGHLHRLENPLREPLTTPQTLLSGVGSLTDRLKFAALVTRCATTPAARLLEAPETTTQEMLRKAGLSHRIIEEVLRPFFSGVFADRSLDTSSHVTAMVLRSFARGRIGVPALGMAALPAAVAGPLPFPQLLIGARTLSIGSGMVVTEGGEIHCRAVIVATDPVSAADLLPQLPKPDMHGLTTFYFGADHAPLDEPILLLDGDRREIIANTVVISNAAPEYAPSGRSLIAATVVGVSAPSSASEAVIRVELARMYGTPTDDWELLNVISLPNALPAARVPQAALRKPVALGDGLFVAGDHRDSPSIQGAMAGGWRTAGAVLASLGARVGV, from the coding sequence ATGTCGCAGCCGGTCGAGGTGGACGTCGTCATCGTCGGCGGCGGTCTCGCCGGACTTTCCGCGGCCCGCCGACTGGACCGAGCCGGCGTGGAATGGCTGCTGGTCGAGGGCTCCGACCGGATCGGCGGCCGGATCGCCACCGACGTGCACGACGGCTGGCGGATGGACCGCGGCTTCCAGACGCTGAACACCGCCTACCCCCGGCTGCCCGCCCTGGTCGACGTCGACGCCCTGGAGATGAGGTATTTCACCTCGGGCGTGCTGGTCCGCCGCGGCGGCCACCTGCACCGGCTGGAGAACCCGCTCCGCGAACCGCTGACCACGCCGCAGACGCTGCTCTCCGGGGTCGGCTCGCTGACCGACCGGCTCAAGTTCGCCGCGCTGGTCACCCGGTGCGCCACCACGCCCGCCGCGCGGCTGCTGGAGGCGCCCGAGACCACCACCCAGGAGATGCTGCGCAAAGCCGGTCTGTCCCACCGGATCATCGAGGAGGTGCTGCGGCCGTTCTTCTCCGGCGTCTTCGCCGACCGCTCGCTGGACACCTCCAGCCACGTCACCGCGATGGTGCTGCGCTCCTTCGCCCGCGGCCGGATCGGGGTGCCGGCTCTCGGCATGGCCGCGCTGCCCGCCGCGGTGGCCGGCCCGCTGCCCTTCCCGCAACTGCTGATCGGCGCCCGCACCCTGAGCATCGGCTCCGGCATGGTGGTCACCGAGGGCGGCGAGATCCACTGCCGCGCGGTGATCGTCGCCACCGACCCGGTCAGCGCCGCCGACCTGCTCCCGCAGCTGCCGAAACCGGACATGCACGGGCTCACCACGTTCTACTTCGGTGCCGACCACGCGCCGCTCGACGAACCCATCCTGCTGCTCGACGGCGACCGCCGGGAGATCATCGCGAACACCGTGGTGATCAGCAACGCGGCCCCCGAGTACGCGCCCAGCGGCCGCAGCCTGATCGCCGCGACCGTGGTCGGCGTCTCCGCCCCGTCCAGCGCCTCCGAGGCGGTGATCCGGGTCGAGCTGGCCCGGATGTACGGGACGCCGACCGACGACTGGGAACTGCTCAACGTGATCAGCCTGCCGAACGCCCTGCCCGCGGCCCGGGTGCCGCAGGCCGCGCTCCGCAAGCCGGTCGCTCTCGGCGACGGCCTCTTCGTCGCCGGTGATCACCGCGACAGCCCGTCCATCCAGGGAGCGATGGCCGGCGGCTGGCGCACGGCTGGAGCGGTCCTGGCGTCACTCGGCGCCCGGGTCGGGGTGTAG